Proteins found in one Methanofollis fontis genomic segment:
- a CDS encoding amino acid-binding protein encodes MKIEVKDAPGELVAALKPISEVGGNIIAVIHEWDPTLRSKTRIVQVVLDVPGERVDGLADSLKSRGVSILRIGEERLLMKRSVIMIGHLLHTDISDTVDRIDQTGFAEVVEMHMTMPGITQRSSARLTVSATNRAHMETAMEILRSVAHQKELLLVEPLEEGV; translated from the coding sequence ATGAAGATCGAGGTGAAGGATGCACCCGGCGAACTGGTGGCGGCACTGAAGCCGATTTCCGAGGTTGGCGGGAACATCATTGCGGTGATCCATGAGTGGGACCCGACGCTCCGTTCCAAGACCCGAATCGTCCAGGTCGTGCTGGACGTCCCGGGCGAGCGGGTGGACGGTCTGGCAGACTCTCTGAAGTCCAGAGGGGTGTCGATCCTCAGGATCGGGGAGGAGCGCCTCCTGATGAAACGGAGCGTGATCATGATCGGACACCTGCTGCACACCGACATCTCTGATACCGTCGACCGGATCGACCAGACCGGATTTGCGGAGGTGGTGGAGATGCATATGACAATGCCGGGGATCACCCAGCGCTCCTCCGCCCGCCTCACCGTATCGGCCACGAACCGGGCACACATGGAGACCGCCATGGAGATCCTCCGCTCTGTCGCTCACCAGAAGGAACTGCTCCTTGTCGAACCGCTGGAGGAGGGCGTATGA
- a CDS encoding sugar-specific transcriptional regulator TrmB, protein MPGVIERRRELLAEMRRWTLEKGSFSIPDLAESCSLPRSTVQDWVNRLLEEGCIVQKEERRGRHPATFVSKSALPVSACRRIFTTVDGDRVECYHECLSSGCAAYCEYHHGRAGGALIHVQRDGTLLRECGVIGAREIEIGLPPRPAVGVTAIRREGDEIVQTIRCVGGPAHSLTDQMGEAEGVCSVVTRRTDSIIEGEVRTRALSHIGIGIDDTDAPEGGATFALALALLQYLSTEPEVIPISHRVAMLKPDLPERTAGNSCSYIELAAEPGSIDAIWERAQRFLSSEALSSEWGIALREGFHILPELTAYGVRARTERIDISEAHTCARRAGILLCGGRGVIGALAAVALRGIPTTTLLDPYARIEGSRDL, encoded by the coding sequence ATGCCGGGAGTAATTGAGCGCAGGCGGGAACTTCTCGCCGAGATGAGGAGGTGGACGCTTGAGAAGGGATCGTTCTCCATCCCTGATCTCGCCGAATCCTGCTCTCTGCCGAGGAGCACCGTCCAGGACTGGGTAAACAGGCTGCTCGAGGAGGGGTGCATCGTCCAGAAGGAGGAGCGCCGCGGCCGCCACCCCGCCACCTTCGTCTCGAAATCCGCCCTCCCGGTATCGGCCTGCCGGCGCATCTTCACCACGGTCGATGGGGACCGGGTGGAGTGCTACCACGAATGCCTGAGCAGCGGGTGCGCCGCCTACTGCGAGTATCATCATGGCCGCGCCGGCGGGGCGCTCATCCATGTCCAGCGTGACGGCACCCTGCTGCGCGAGTGCGGGGTGATCGGCGCACGGGAGATCGAGATCGGGCTCCCGCCTCGCCCGGCGGTGGGCGTGACCGCCATCAGGAGGGAGGGCGACGAGATTGTCCAGACGATCCGCTGTGTCGGCGGTCCGGCGCATTCGCTCACCGACCAGATGGGCGAGGCCGAGGGGGTGTGCTCGGTCGTCACCAGGCGGACCGACAGCATCATCGAGGGGGAGGTGCGCACGCGTGCCCTCTCCCATATCGGGATCGGCATCGACGACACCGATGCCCCGGAAGGCGGAGCGACCTTTGCGCTTGCGCTGGCCCTTCTCCAGTACCTGAGCACCGAACCGGAGGTGATCCCGATCAGTCACCGGGTGGCGATGCTCAAGCCCGACCTGCCGGAGCGGACGGCCGGAAACTCGTGTAGTTATATCGAACTGGCGGCCGAACCCGGTTCAATCGATGCAATCTGGGAACGAGCGCAGCGTTTTCTCTCCTCTGAGGCGCTATCCTCCGAATGGGGGATCGCCCTCAGGGAGGGCTTCCATATCCTGCCAGAGCTGACCGCATATGGGGTCCGGGCACGGACGGAGAGGATCGACATCTCGGAGGCGCATACCTGTGCCAGACGGGCCGGTATCCTCCTCTGCGGGGGCCGGGGTGTGATCGGGGCGCTTGCAGCCGTTGCACTGCGCGGGATCCCGACAACTACACTCCTGGACCCTTATGCCCGGATCGAGGGTTCACGGGATCTCTGA
- a CDS encoding homoserine dehydrogenase, which translates to MRVAILGLGSVGRGVASMIAEKKLGITVTGIADSRGGVLDPAGIDIPAVLEQKRATGCCGDPSVTAADIVASSDYDVLVEVTPTNIQTGEPALTSIRTALSMGRHVVTSNKGPLALHFTELMDLAAENGVELRYEATVCGAIPIIQSIQHGLAGNTVHAIYGIMNGTCNYILTRMTDEGLTYEQALAEARELGYAEADPTFDVKGIDTALKCVILANTIWKNGVRLEDVECTGIDLLTVEALSLADSQNCTIRLIGEVAPEKGILRVSPRIVPKKHPLVVRDTLNAVTVVTDMAGAITQVGKGAGSIETASAIIGDLLFIRDCHAGSN; encoded by the coding sequence ATGAGAGTCGCAATCCTGGGTCTGGGATCGGTGGGCCGCGGTGTGGCCTCGATGATCGCCGAAAAGAAGCTGGGGATCACGGTGACCGGCATTGCCGATTCCCGGGGCGGCGTGCTCGACCCCGCCGGCATCGACATCCCGGCGGTGCTGGAGCAAAAAAGAGCGACCGGGTGTTGCGGCGATCCATCGGTCACCGCGGCAGATATCGTCGCCAGCAGTGACTACGATGTGCTCGTCGAGGTGACACCCACCAATATCCAGACCGGCGAACCTGCCCTCACATCGATCAGGACGGCCCTCTCGATGGGCAGGCATGTGGTCACCTCAAACAAGGGACCGCTCGCCCTCCACTTCACCGAACTGATGGACCTGGCGGCAGAAAACGGGGTGGAACTCCGCTATGAGGCAACAGTCTGCGGCGCGATCCCGATCATCCAGAGCATCCAGCACGGCCTTGCCGGAAATACGGTCCATGCCATCTACGGGATCATGAACGGCACCTGCAATTATATCCTGACCAGAATGACCGACGAGGGCCTCACCTATGAGCAGGCGCTGGCCGAGGCGCGGGAACTCGGGTACGCCGAGGCGGACCCGACCTTTGACGTAAAGGGGATCGATACCGCCCTCAAGTGCGTCATTCTCGCAAACACCATCTGGAAAAATGGCGTTCGTCTGGAGGACGTCGAATGCACCGGCATCGATCTGCTCACCGTCGAGGCCCTGAGTCTTGCAGATAGCCAGAACTGCACAATACGCCTGATCGGCGAGGTGGCGCCGGAAAAAGGGATCCTGCGGGTCTCCCCCAGGATCGTCCCGAAAAAACACCCGCTCGTCGTGAGAGACACCCTGAACGCCGTCACCGTGGTCACCGATATGGCGGGGGCGATCACGCAGGTGGGCAAGGGGGCGGGATCGATCGAGACGGCCAGCGCCATCATCGGCGATCTCCTCTTTATCAGAGACTGTCATGCCGGGAGTAATTGA